The following are encoded together in the Zingiber officinale cultivar Zhangliang chromosome 8A, Zo_v1.1, whole genome shotgun sequence genome:
- the LOC122008032 gene encoding two-component response regulator ORR5-like isoform X2: MSSTARGGRGICSGVGVAGEPAAIHVLAVDDSSVDRALIAGLLRSSKYRVTAVDSGKKALELLGMEPNVNMIITDYWMPEMTGYELLKRVKESNKLKQIPVVIMSSENVPNRINRCLAEGAEDFFLKPVRPSDVSRLSGWIR; the protein is encoded by the exons ATGTCGTCGACGGCGAGAGGAGGGAGAGGCATCTGCAGCGGAGTTGGGGTCGCAGGGGAGCCGGCGGCGATCCATGTGCTGGCGGTGGATGATAGCTCCGTCGACCGGGCGTTGATTGCGGGACTCCTTCGGAGCTCGAAGTACAGAG TCACGGCGGTGGACAGTGGGAAGAAAGCACTGGAGCTGTTGGGAATG GAACCAAACGTGAACATGATCATCACTGATTACTGGATGCCAGAAATGACAGGATACGAGCTGCTCAAAAGGGTCAAG GAATCAAACAAATTGAAACAAATCCCTGTGGTCATAATGTCTTCCGAGAACGTTCCCAACAGAATCAACAG ATGTTTGGCAGAAGGAGCGGAAGATTTCTTTCTGAAGCCTGTGAGGCCATCTGATGTATCTCGTTTGTCCGGTTGGATCAGATAG
- the LOC122008032 gene encoding two-component response regulator ORR5-like isoform X1 codes for MSSTARGGRGICSGVGVAGEPAAIHVLAVDDSSVDRALIAGLLRSSKYRVTAVDSGKKALELLGMQEPNVNMIITDYWMPEMTGYELLKRVKESNKLKQIPVVIMSSENVPNRINRCLAEGAEDFFLKPVRPSDVSRLSGWIR; via the exons ATGTCGTCGACGGCGAGAGGAGGGAGAGGCATCTGCAGCGGAGTTGGGGTCGCAGGGGAGCCGGCGGCGATCCATGTGCTGGCGGTGGATGATAGCTCCGTCGACCGGGCGTTGATTGCGGGACTCCTTCGGAGCTCGAAGTACAGAG TCACGGCGGTGGACAGTGGGAAGAAAGCACTGGAGCTGTTGGGAATG CAGGAACCAAACGTGAACATGATCATCACTGATTACTGGATGCCAGAAATGACAGGATACGAGCTGCTCAAAAGGGTCAAG GAATCAAACAAATTGAAACAAATCCCTGTGGTCATAATGTCTTCCGAGAACGTTCCCAACAGAATCAACAG ATGTTTGGCAGAAGGAGCGGAAGATTTCTTTCTGAAGCCTGTGAGGCCATCTGATGTATCTCGTTTGTCCGGTTGGATCAGATAG